In Dermochelys coriacea isolate rDerCor1 chromosome 10, rDerCor1.pri.v4, whole genome shotgun sequence, one DNA window encodes the following:
- the SAXO2 gene encoding stabilizer of axonemal microtubules 2 isoform X2, with protein sequence MKEKRCLCEICTCGSDYLPYDVVNRPLRVQEEYKPKPGEIDFGTTYRRDYNPHKIQPVTLVRPLERKQIKGGKLDTIPTYQDDYRSWEVQRREPNKLGHTYHPPIEKFGNSTTFQDDFVPRELNPRQSFKPPGVAKRSDVPFDGVTNHRSSYIAHQLEPKFVRPKEEYKPSSQPFEDLTTHRNDFKRLLGEFTKSCKPEYTKVGSNAHFDGCTEFRDRFQPWSVSLPEARKIRDYVPPPGNMDLHSTSHLDYVPHVICPVAPIRPVSYGRRSNVPFQGNTTMKEDFQAWASCQQEIIRRHQEIPKLTGKFDGLTTFRSHYIPHEIIPVQSFKPLRVVVPSSAHFEDETMYRTEYTSKKQEICPANYPSPPGYVFVDTDSHGHKFFCRVTPEINTFSQSNDNHIPKEIAVTS encoded by the exons GTCTGATTATCTTCCATACGATGTTGTAAATCGACCTCTTCGGGTACAAGAAGAGTATAAACCAAAACCCGGAGAGATTGATTTTGGAACTACATACAGGAGAGATTATAATCCTCATAAAATACAACCAGTGACATTAGTAAGACCtttagaaagaaaacagattAAGGGAGGAAAATTAGACACCATACCAACCTATCAAG ATGACTATAGATCATGGGAAGTTCAAAGAAGGGAGCCAAATAAATTGGGACACACCTATCATCCCCCTATAGAAAAGTTTGGGAATTCTACTACATTTCAAGATGACTTTGTTCCTAGGGAGCTGAACCCCAGACAAAGCTTTAAGCCTCCAGGTGTGGCCAAACGTTCAGATGTACCTTTTGATGGTGTTACTAATCATCGCAGTTCTTACATCGCTCATCAACTGGAACCAAAATTTGTAAGACCAAAGGAAGAATACAAGCCAAGCAGCCAACCCTTTGAAGATCTCACAACCCACCGGAATGATTTTAAAAGGCTACTTGGAGAGTTTACAAAAAGCTGCAAGCCTGAATACACTAAAGTTGGGTCTAATGCTCACTTTGATGGATGCACTGAATTCCGGGATCGTTTTCAGCCATGGTCAGTCTCCTTGCCTGAGGCTCGCAAGATAAGAGATTATGTTCCACCTCCAGGTAATATGGATTTACACTCCACAAGCCATCTTGATTATGTTCCACATGTGATCTGTCCTGTTGCCCCCATAAGACCAGTTTCTTATGGAAGAAGAAGTAATGTCCCTTTCCAGGGGAACACCACAATGAAGGAAGACTTTCAAGCTTGGGCCAGCTGTCAGCAAGAAATTATTAGAAGACATCAGGAAATTCCAAAACTTACTGGAAAATTTGATGGCTTGACCACATTCAGGTCTCACTATATACCACATGAGATAATTCCAGTTCAGAGTTTCAAACCTCTACGTGTTGTAGTCCCTAGTTCAGCTCATTTTGAAGATGAAACCATGTATCGTACAGAGTATACTTCAAAGAAACAAGAGATCTGCCCAGCAAACTATCCATCTCCTCCAGGATACGTCTTTGTAGATACAGATTCTCATGGTCACAAGTTCTTCTGCAGAGTTACTccagaaatcaatacattttctcAGTCAAATGATAATCATATTCCAAAAGAAATAGCTGTTActtcataa
- the SAXO2 gene encoding stabilizer of axonemal microtubules 2 isoform X3, with product MEGITTFKSDYLPYDVVNRPLRVQEEYKPKPGEIDFGTTYRRDYNPHKIQPVTLVRPLERKQIKGGKLDTIPTYQDDYRSWEVQRREPNKLGHTYHPPIEKFGNSTTFQDDFVPRELNPRQSFKPPGVAKRSDVPFDGVTNHRSSYIAHQLEPKFVRPKEEYKPSSQPFEDLTTHRNDFKRLLGEFTKSCKPEYTKVGSNAHFDGCTEFRDRFQPWSVSLPEARKIRDYVPPPGNMDLHSTSHLDYVPHVICPVAPIRPVSYGRRSNVPFQGNTTMKEDFQAWASCQQEIIRRHQEIPKLTGKFDGLTTFRSHYIPHEIIPVQSFKPLRVVVPSSAHFEDETMYRTEYTSKKQEICPANYPSPPGYVFVDTDSHGHKFFCRVTPEINTFSQSNDNHIPKEIAVTS from the exons GTCTGATTATCTTCCATACGATGTTGTAAATCGACCTCTTCGGGTACAAGAAGAGTATAAACCAAAACCCGGAGAGATTGATTTTGGAACTACATACAGGAGAGATTATAATCCTCATAAAATACAACCAGTGACATTAGTAAGACCtttagaaagaaaacagattAAGGGAGGAAAATTAGACACCATACCAACCTATCAAG ATGACTATAGATCATGGGAAGTTCAAAGAAGGGAGCCAAATAAATTGGGACACACCTATCATCCCCCTATAGAAAAGTTTGGGAATTCTACTACATTTCAAGATGACTTTGTTCCTAGGGAGCTGAACCCCAGACAAAGCTTTAAGCCTCCAGGTGTGGCCAAACGTTCAGATGTACCTTTTGATGGTGTTACTAATCATCGCAGTTCTTACATCGCTCATCAACTGGAACCAAAATTTGTAAGACCAAAGGAAGAATACAAGCCAAGCAGCCAACCCTTTGAAGATCTCACAACCCACCGGAATGATTTTAAAAGGCTACTTGGAGAGTTTACAAAAAGCTGCAAGCCTGAATACACTAAAGTTGGGTCTAATGCTCACTTTGATGGATGCACTGAATTCCGGGATCGTTTTCAGCCATGGTCAGTCTCCTTGCCTGAGGCTCGCAAGATAAGAGATTATGTTCCACCTCCAGGTAATATGGATTTACACTCCACAAGCCATCTTGATTATGTTCCACATGTGATCTGTCCTGTTGCCCCCATAAGACCAGTTTCTTATGGAAGAAGAAGTAATGTCCCTTTCCAGGGGAACACCACAATGAAGGAAGACTTTCAAGCTTGGGCCAGCTGTCAGCAAGAAATTATTAGAAGACATCAGGAAATTCCAAAACTTACTGGAAAATTTGATGGCTTGACCACATTCAGGTCTCACTATATACCACATGAGATAATTCCAGTTCAGAGTTTCAAACCTCTACGTGTTGTAGTCCCTAGTTCAGCTCATTTTGAAGATGAAACCATGTATCGTACAGAGTATACTTCAAAGAAACAAGAGATCTGCCCAGCAAACTATCCATCTCCTCCAGGATACGTCTTTGTAGATACAGATTCTCATGGTCACAAGTTCTTCTGCAGAGTTACTccagaaatcaatacattttctcAGTCAAATGATAATCATATTCCAAAAGAAATAGCTGTTActtcataa